From one Enterococcus sp. DIV2402 genomic stretch:
- a CDS encoding F0F1 ATP synthase subunit gamma, giving the protein MGASLNEIKQRITSTKKTSQITRAMQMVSASKLTKSEAHSSQFQIYAKKVRELVTHITTSQLIEMEKSEKKQELDFNSMLVSRPVKKTGYIVITSDGGLVGGYNSSILKQMMTMLAKDHKSSNEYVMISIGATGAEFFKARDIPLAYELRNLSDQPSFEEVRKIVNMTVSMYQNEVFDELYVCYNHHVNSLTSQFRMEKMLPITTINPEEAKTYEQEYIFEPSKEAILNQLLPQYAESLIYGAIVDAKTAEHAAGMTAMKTATDNAGNIIDDLTISYNRARQGAITQEITEIVGGAAALE; this is encoded by the coding sequence ATGGGTGCTTCTCTAAATGAAATAAAACAACGGATTACTTCCACAAAGAAGACCAGTCAAATCACCAGAGCGATGCAAATGGTATCGGCTTCGAAACTGACAAAATCAGAAGCGCACTCTAGCCAGTTTCAAATTTACGCAAAAAAAGTGCGTGAATTAGTGACACATATTACTACCAGTCAGTTAATTGAGATGGAAAAATCAGAAAAGAAACAAGAACTAGACTTTAATAGTATGTTAGTTAGTCGACCAGTGAAAAAAACAGGATATATTGTTATTACTTCAGATGGTGGATTAGTTGGCGGATATAATAGCTCTATTTTAAAACAAATGATGACGATGTTAGCAAAAGATCATAAATCTTCTAACGAATATGTAATGATTTCGATTGGAGCAACCGGGGCTGAATTTTTTAAAGCACGGGATATCCCATTAGCGTATGAATTACGTAACTTGTCAGATCAGCCAAGTTTTGAAGAAGTAAGAAAAATTGTTAATATGACTGTTTCAATGTATCAAAATGAAGTGTTTGATGAGTTATATGTTTGTTATAACCATCATGTCAATTCACTAACAAGTCAATTCCGAATGGAAAAAATGTTGCCTATTACAACAATTAATCCGGAAGAAGCTAAAACGTATGAACAAGAATACATTTTTGAACCTTCTAAAGAAGCAATTTTAAACCAGTTGCTTCCACAATATGCAGAAAGTTTGATCTATGGAGCAATTGTTGATGCGAAAACTGCTGAGCATGCTGCGGGTATGACCGCAATGAAAACAGCAACAGATAATGCAGGAAATATTATTGATGATTTAACGATTTCTTATAATCGTGCACGTCAAGGGGCAATTACCCAAGAAATTACTGAAATTGTGGGTGGAGCAGCAGCTCTCGAATAA
- the atpD gene encoding F0F1 ATP synthase subunit beta has protein sequence MSSGKIVQVIGPVVDVEFSLDQSLPDINNALVVYKKNDEKTKVVLETALELGDGVVRTIAMASTDGLQRGMEVIDTGASISVPVGKETLGRVFNVLGDTIDLDEPFPEKVERSGIHKKAPDFDELSTSTEILETGIKVIDLLAPYLKGGKVGLFGGAGVGKTVLIQELINNIAQEHGGISVFSGVGERTREGNDLYYEMKESGVIEKTAMVFGQMNEPPGARMRVALTGLTIAEYFRDVEGQDVLLFIDNIFRFTQAGSEVSALLGRMPSAVGYQPTLATEMGQLQERITSTKKGSITSIQAIYVPADDYTDPAPATAFAHLDATTNLERKLTEQGIYPAVDPLASSSSALAPEIVGEEHYQVASEVQRTLQRYRELQDIIAILGMDELSDEEKVLVSRARRIQFFLSQNFHVAEQFTGQPGSYVPVKETIKGFREILDGKYDELPEEAFRSVGRIEEVVEKAKNLGY, from the coding sequence ATGAGTTCAGGCAAGATTGTTCAAGTCATCGGTCCCGTAGTTGACGTGGAATTTTCTTTGGACCAATCCTTACCAGATATCAACAATGCGTTGGTAGTCTACAAAAAGAATGATGAAAAAACGAAAGTTGTACTTGAAACAGCATTAGAGCTTGGTGACGGCGTCGTGCGTACGATTGCAATGGCATCTACAGATGGCTTACAACGTGGTATGGAAGTCATCGATACAGGAGCTTCAATTTCTGTTCCTGTTGGGAAAGAAACGTTAGGTCGTGTATTTAATGTTTTAGGAGATACAATTGATTTAGATGAACCATTTCCTGAAAAAGTAGAGCGCAGTGGTATTCATAAAAAAGCACCTGATTTTGATGAATTAAGTACAAGTACAGAAATTCTTGAAACTGGAATCAAAGTTATCGATTTATTAGCACCTTACTTAAAAGGTGGTAAAGTTGGTTTATTCGGTGGTGCCGGTGTAGGTAAAACGGTATTAATCCAAGAATTAATTAATAACATTGCACAAGAACATGGTGGGATTTCAGTATTTTCAGGTGTCGGTGAGCGTACGCGTGAAGGAAATGACCTTTATTACGAAATGAAAGAATCAGGCGTTATCGAAAAAACAGCCATGGTTTTTGGGCAAATGAATGAACCACCAGGCGCACGTATGCGTGTAGCATTGACTGGTTTGACGATTGCAGAATATTTCCGTGATGTGGAAGGACAAGACGTATTGTTATTTATTGATAACATTTTCCGTTTTACGCAAGCTGGTTCGGAAGTTTCAGCGCTGTTAGGTCGTATGCCTTCAGCGGTGGGGTATCAACCAACATTGGCTACTGAAATGGGTCAATTACAAGAACGTATTACTTCAACGAAAAAAGGTTCAATTACATCCATTCAAGCGATTTATGTACCTGCCGATGACTATACGGACCCGGCGCCAGCAACTGCATTTGCGCATTTGGATGCGACAACCAACTTAGAACGTAAATTAACAGAACAAGGGATTTATCCTGCGGTAGACCCATTAGCATCTTCTTCTAGTGCCTTAGCACCTGAAATTGTTGGTGAAGAGCATTATCAAGTGGCTAGTGAAGTACAACGTACATTGCAACGCTATCGTGAATTACAAGATATTATCGCTATCTTAGGGATGGATGAATTATCTGATGAAGAAAAAGTCTTGGTATCACGTGCCCGTCGTATCCAATTTTTCTTATCGCAAAACTTCCACGTAGCTGAACAGTTTACAGGCCAACCTGGTTCATATGTTCCTGTTAAAGAAACAATCAAAGGGTTCAGAGAAATCCTTGATGGAAAATATGATGAACTTCCAGAAGAAGCTTTCCGTAGTGTCGGACGTATCGAAGAAGTAGTTGAAAAAGCGAAAAACTTAGGATACTAG
- a CDS encoding F0F1 ATP synthase subunit epsilon: MDQHLTVNIVTPSGVVYNHHAKIVVVKTIDGEMGILPHHAPIIAPLIIDEVRINRIDSENHIDWVAVNGGIMEVRDNIVTIIADSAEREREIDIARAQRAKERAERMIAEAKAHDNVDELKRATVALHRALNRINVSNHL, encoded by the coding sequence ATGGATCAACATTTAACGGTCAATATTGTGACACCTAGTGGCGTGGTGTATAATCATCATGCGAAAATCGTTGTAGTCAAGACAATAGATGGTGAAATGGGGATTTTACCTCATCATGCTCCAATCATTGCACCATTAATTATCGATGAAGTACGCATCAATCGAATCGATTCAGAAAATCATATTGATTGGGTTGCTGTAAATGGCGGAATAATGGAAGTGCGTGATAATATCGTTACGATTATTGCGGATAGTGCAGAACGTGAGCGTGAAATTGATATTGCACGTGCTCAACGTGCAAAAGAACGTGCCGAACGAATGATTGCTGAAGCGAAAGCCCACGATAATGTGGATGAATTAAAACGAGCGACAGTGGCGTTACATCGCGCGTTGAATCGAATCAATGTGTCAAATCATCTTTAA
- a CDS encoding DUF1146 family protein, which produces MQVYGIDAFIRIVSHLAFIYLAFWALGSVRIETFFKALHTTQIRLILVLISVAIGFTASNFFLEIIILCKNLFLVGF; this is translated from the coding sequence ATGCAAGTTTATGGTATTGATGCATTCATCCGAATTGTTAGTCATTTAGCTTTTATTTATCTAGCTTTTTGGGCGTTAGGTTCTGTGAGAATCGAAACGTTTTTTAAAGCCCTTCATACAACGCAAATTCGCTTAATTCTTGTGTTAATTTCGGTGGCAATTGGTTTTACCGCCAGCAATTTTTTTCTAGAAATTATTATTTTATGCAAGAATTTATTTTTAGTAGGTTTTTAA
- the murA gene encoding UDP-N-acetylglucosamine 1-carboxyvinyltransferase — protein MEEIIVQGGNQLKGTVKIEGAKNAVLPILAATLLAEEGTTTLKNVPILSDVFTMNKVIQHLNVDVDFDTDKNEVVIDASRQLEIEAPYEYVSKMRASIVVMGPLLARNGHAKVAMPGGCAIGKRPIDLHLKGFQALGAEIIQKDGYIEAIADELKGNNIYLDFPSVGATQNIMMAAVKAKGTTIIDNVAREPEIVDLANILNKMGAKIYGAGTETMRIEGVDHLHAVNHAIVQDRIEAGTFMVAAAMTEGNVLIQDAISEHNRPLLSKLIEMGAKVIEEDNGVRIIGPKELKATDVKTMPHPGFPTDMQAQMTAIQVIANGTSVVTETVFENRFQHLDEMVRMNAHVKIDGNVAIIEGGHQLQGSLVYATDLRAAAALILAGLKATGRTRVRNLKYLDRGYYKFHEKLQKLGANVERVNSSKEAVEEAVVAQP, from the coding sequence ATGGAAGAGATTATCGTTCAAGGTGGTAATCAGTTAAAAGGAACTGTAAAAATTGAAGGAGCAAAGAATGCGGTGTTACCGATCTTAGCTGCCACTTTATTAGCTGAAGAAGGCACAACAACATTAAAAAATGTCCCAATTCTTTCAGACGTATTTACAATGAACAAAGTGATTCAACACTTAAATGTAGATGTTGATTTTGATACTGATAAAAATGAAGTTGTCATTGATGCATCACGACAATTAGAAATTGAAGCGCCGTATGAATATGTTAGCAAAATGCGTGCCTCAATTGTTGTAATGGGTCCTTTATTGGCTCGTAATGGTCATGCAAAAGTTGCAATGCCAGGTGGATGTGCCATTGGAAAACGTCCGATTGATTTACATTTAAAAGGATTCCAAGCTTTAGGTGCTGAAATTATTCAAAAAGATGGTTACATTGAAGCTATTGCAGATGAATTAAAAGGCAATAATATCTATTTAGACTTTCCTAGCGTAGGAGCTACTCAAAATATTATGATGGCTGCTGTCAAAGCGAAAGGGACAACAATTATTGATAACGTAGCTAGAGAACCTGAAATTGTAGATCTTGCGAATATTTTAAATAAAATGGGTGCAAAGATTTATGGTGCGGGAACTGAAACAATGCGTATTGAAGGTGTAGATCATTTACATGCAGTTAATCATGCAATTGTACAAGATCGTATTGAAGCAGGAACATTTATGGTAGCTGCTGCTATGACAGAAGGTAATGTGTTAATTCAAGATGCTATTTCGGAACATAATCGTCCGTTGTTGTCTAAATTAATCGAAATGGGTGCTAAAGTAATTGAAGAAGACAATGGTGTACGTATCATTGGACCAAAAGAACTAAAAGCAACAGATGTTAAGACAATGCCACATCCAGGCTTCCCAACAGATATGCAAGCTCAAATGACGGCAATTCAAGTCATTGCTAACGGGACAAGTGTTGTTACTGAGACAGTTTTTGAGAATCGCTTCCAACATTTAGATGAGATGGTTCGTATGAATGCTCATGTTAAAATCGATGGGAACGTAGCGATTATTGAAGGTGGACATCAATTACAAGGTTCTTTAGTTTATGCAACTGATTTACGTGCTGCGGCAGCTTTGATTTTGGCTGGCTTAAAAGCAACGGGTCGTACACGCGTGCGCAATTTGAAATATTTAGATCGTGGTTATTATAAATTCCACGAAAAATTACAAAAATTGGGTGCAAATGTAGAGCGAGTGAACAGCTCTAAAGAAGCTGTAGAAGAAGCGGTTGTTGCACAACCATAA
- a CDS encoding DNA-directed RNA polymerase subunit beta, with product MEISEDILKTLIKILSIVFGAILLFFIGLMIGYGVIGDGSPFHVFNRELWQHILDFFNI from the coding sequence ATGGAAATAAGCGAAGACATTCTTAAAACCCTAATTAAAATTCTATCCATCGTATTTGGCGCTATTTTGTTGTTTTTCATCGGTTTAATGATTGGATACGGTGTGATTGGAGATGGATCTCCGTTCCACGTTTTCAATCGCGAGCTATGGCAACATATTCTAGATTTTTTTAATATATAA